Part of the Quadrisphaera sp. DSM 44207 genome, GGATCGCCGTGTCCGTCGGGGGCCGGACGATGCCCCGGACGTAGTCCGGCCTCGCCCTCTCGCCCGCGGCGTGCTCCGGCCCCGCCCAGGCGCCGCCCGCGGCGCGCTCCGGGCCGGCCCAGCCGCCCGCGGCGTGCTCCGGCTTCGTCCAGCCGCCCTCGGCGGCGGAGGCGGCGGGCGCGGCGCACAGGGCGGCCAGACCGATGCCGGCGGTCGCCAGGACGGTGCGGCGGACGCGCCCGGACGGGCGGGGGGGAGTCATGGACGTGGCCTCCGGGACTGGGCTGGACGGGTGAGTTCCGGCTGCATCGTGGCAGACGGCGCCCGGAGAGGAAAACCGGCTGCGCTCAGGAGCCGCAGGAGGCGGTGGAGACCTCCGCGTCGTCCACGAGCGGCTGGGTCAGCACGCGCTCGAGGGGGGAGGCGGCGCCGGAGAGGTCCACGTCGACGACGGTCTCGGCGTCGCGGGGGACCTGCACCTCGAACCGGGCGAGGGACCAGCCGCGCTCGGTGCCGGCGCTGAAGGCGACCGGCTGGCCGCCGACCCGCACCTGCGAGATGCCGCGCTGCGGCGGCACGTACAGCGCCACGAGGAGGGACTCCGTGGTCGCGGGCAGGCCGTCGACCTTGCTCGCGACGTACTCGGGCACGCGGGCGGGGGCGTCGTTGTGCAGGACCACCTGCATCGTCACCGGGCTCCCGGCGCAGCCGCCGGCGGTGCGGACCGCCTCGGTGAGGTAGTAGTCCAGCTTCGAGGCCGAGACGTTCGTCAGGTAGACCCCGGCGGTGTCCGGCGCGGGCTCGGGCAGGGCCCCGGACAGGCCGGCCCGCACGAGCGCGGCCTGCTCGTCCTCCCGGGCGCTCCAGGCCACCAGGTGCCCGTCGTCCGCGGCCTCCAGCAGCCCGCTCAGGCCCGCCGCGTCGAAGGCGCCGCCCCCCAGGGCCTCGGCGAAGGCCGTGCCGACCACCGCGGACAGGTACTCCTGGCGGGCGTCGTTGTCGGCGGCGAAGTCCTCGTACGCCTGGCGCAGCAGCACGTCGACGACGGTCTCGGCGCTGATGCTCGGGCCGCCCGGCACCACCACCTCGCCCTCCCCGGCCAGGAGGGGCGCGAGGCCGGAGGGGTCCACCGCCACGACGCCGTCCGGGGCGGGGCGCCCCTGGGCCTCCCACAGGTCGCTGAGCAGCAGGCCGGCGGAGGGGAAGTGGGGGCTGAGGTTGACGTTCTGGCTGTGGGCCACCTGCTCGGGCGGGTACAGCGCCGCGTGCTCGGGCCCGAGGTCCCGCACGGGGCCCTCCAGGTCCTCCAGGTCGTCGTTGGACCCGGTCTGCTGCAGGGAGGTGCGCCCGTCCTCGACGCCGACCAGCGCCCAGGCGCCGATGATGCCGCCGGTGGGGCGCAGCTCGGCGGTGTTCTGGAAGGCCACGAGGTAGGAGCGGGGCCCCTCGGCGCCCAGCGCCGCCGGCAGCACGGTCAGGGCGGACTCCGCCGCCTGCGCGGTGGTGGCCAGGTCGGTGACGGCTCCGCTGGCGGAGGAGACCGGGCCGGCGAGGGGGCCGGGCAGCCCCGCCGCGTCGACGCCCGCCATGCGCCGGCGCGCCTGCGCCAGGGCCGCCGCGGCCG contains:
- a CDS encoding DUF4012 domain-containing protein, which encodes MTAGLPRAGSRARRRLGWALLGLGALAVVLLGWGAAAGALAAARAQAAQTRVEEVRSAVEQEDLPAAREALQAAAAELDGAQRAASALPLVLASHAPGSAGRVVASLRTTVSSADQAVGEGALPLLGVVIDTDDGRALLREDGSVDVAALADVADRVRPAAAALAQARRRMAGVDAAGLPGPLAGPVSSASGAVTDLATTAQAAESALTVLPAALGAEGPRSYLVAFQNTAELRPTGGIIGAWALVGVEDGRTSLQQTGSNDDLEDLEGPVRDLGPEHAALYPPEQVAHSQNVNLSPHFPSAGLLLSDLWEAQGRPAPDGVVAVDPSGLAPLLAGEGEVVVPGGPSISAETVVDVLLRQAYEDFAADNDARQEYLSAVVGTAFAEALGGGAFDAAGLSGLLEAADDGHLVAWSAREDEQAALVRAGLSGALPEPAPDTAGVYLTNVSASKLDYYLTEAVRTAGGCAGSPVTMQVVLHNDAPARVPEYVASKVDGLPATTESLLVALYVPPQRGISQVRVGGQPVAFSAGTERGWSLARFEVQVPRDAETVVDVDLSGAASPLERVLTQPLVDDAEVSTASCGS